In Entelurus aequoreus isolate RoL-2023_Sb linkage group LG13, RoL_Eaeq_v1.1, whole genome shotgun sequence, a genomic segment contains:
- the fbxo46 gene encoding F-box only protein 46: MDRDTFSHIRLWCPRPFGTYSQNKAKSPGTGSNVIAVSGAGSPSLCKGDPSPGARKAGDGAEDSGILVGVQEDSVEVEDVGSENTPPEPELSSSSLPQSQPSMPISTPSSVPSSGAQMEDGRVLLDTWYVIKPGNTKEKIAFFVAHQFSGAGQPRPSAMKVKGNWATDCSKAKRRRRCSSYDPPNRAHASEMHLSHGSTDATNIPPSPDQPALDGADETDLLSVAQMVALVEQRTALAHRDIVAVHVNHQQHPSITSHEQGLTPHQHTLFQGTESDPSPSGFLSDRSKGQPSKEAKESSSPIQTDQEIEEQQQSCWVAQAIAHFESQNLENRLHIGAGFSNRDREPRGGPEPNIVTSSPPPNHSHGEVRIAFRVSNLDPRSQLEPTSRSRCMFMSCGSGSNQAAARSKEKITCDLYQLFSPSSRDPGSLLLAATTAAPKPDGDLHHSDRQACGSSETTQEPPSGEKKTAGVGRERVTGFHVEVVVTGAVDQCVFYGKDSTENVQEETVCFAMPGGGGGVGGVSSSTDHSTDDPPPGQLFFFPPSRGAEEESKTTGSGRGSGLCSLDCAHSSSNSSQGAGVVVGSGDRAPRPDSPLASGDECSDPSLCRLYRHVSHDFLEIRFQIQRLLEPRQYMLLLPDHIMVNIFSYLPTRSLAALKCTCHYFKALIETYGVRAVDSRWNQDPLYRDDPCKQCKRQYERGDVSLCRWHPKPYHHDLPYGRSYWMCCRRTDKDTPGCRVGLHDNNWVQQPADGSQPIRSKREDRREEAR, encoded by the exons ATGGACCGAGACACCTTCTCCCACATCCGCCTTTGGTGCCCACGCCCCTTTGGCACCTACTCTCAAAACAAAGCTAAGAGTCCTGGCACAGGGAGCAATGTGATAGCTGTAAGTGGGGCAGGGTCTCCCTCCCTTTGCAAAGGGGATCCCTCTCCTGGTGCCAGGAAGGCGGGAGATGGAGCAGAGGATAGTGGGATTCTAGTCGGCGTGCAGGAGGACAGTGTGGAAGTAGAGGATGTGGGCTCAGAAAACACACCACCTGAACCTGAGCTCAGCTCAAGTTCCCTGCCCCAGAGCCAGCCCTCTATGCCTATTTCGACCCCTTCATCAGTTCCCTCTTCCGGGGCCCAAATGGAAGATGGCCGAGTGCTGCTAGACACCTGGTATGTCATTAAACCAGGAAACACTAAGGAGAAGATTGCCTTCTTTGTGGCACACCAGTTTAGTGGAGCAGGCCAACCCAGACCGAGCGCAATGAAG GTTAAAGGTAACTGGGCGACTGACTGTAGTAAAGCAAAACGACGAAGAAGATGCTCATCCTATGACCCACCGAATCGTGCCCATGCCTCAGAAATGCATCTCAGCCATGGTTCCACCGATGCAACCAATATACCTCCTAGCCCAGATCAACCAGCACTTGATGGGGCCGATGAGACAGACCTGCTGTCAGTGGCTCAGATGGTGGCCTTGGTTGAACAGAGGACAGCCTTGGCCCACCGAGATATTGTGGCTGTTCATGTGAACCACCAGCAGCACCCCTCCATTACCAGCCATGAGCAGGGCCTTACCCCACACCAGCACACATTATTCCAGGGAACAGAATCTGACCCCTCTCCGTCGGGGTTTTTGTCTGACCGTTCAAAAGGCCAACCTTCCAAAGAGGCCAAGGAATCCTCATCTCCCATTCAGACAGATCAGGAGATCGAGGAACAACAACAATCATGCTGGGTAGCACAGGCCATTGCACATTTTGAGTCTCAGAACCTGGAGAATCGCCTCCATATTGGCGCTGGTTTTTCTAATCGGGACAGGGAGCCAAGAGGAGGACCAGAGCCCAATATTGTAACATCTAGTCCACCCCCCAACCACAGCCACGGTGAGGTGAGGATAGCTTTCCGAGTATCAAATCTGGACCCACGTTCTCAGCTAGAGCCAACTAGCCGGTCCCGCTGTATGTTTATGAGCTGTGGAAGCGGGAGTAACCAGGCGGCAGCAAGGTCCAAAGAGAAAATCACCTGTGACCTCTACCAGCTTTTTAGCCCCTCTTCAAGAGACCCCGGTAGTCTGCTGCTTGCTGCCACAACTGCTGCCCCCAAACCAGACGGAGACCTACATCACTCTGATAGGCAGGCCTGTGGCAGTTCGGAAACAACTCAGGAGCCTCCTTCTGGAGAGAAAAAAACTGCGGGTGTAGGTAGGGAGCGTGTGACTGGCTTTCACGTGGAGGTGGTGGTCACAGGTGCTGTGGACCAATGTGTCTTTTATGGCAAGGACAGTACAGAGAATGTGCAGGAGGAGACTGTGTGTTTTGCTATGCCCGGTGGGGGAGGAGGTGTTGGGGGTGTATCCAGCTCTACTGACCACTCAACAGATGATCCTCCTCCAGGACAGCTCTTTTTTTTCCCACCCTCACGAGGTGCAGAAGAGGAATCAAAAACAACAGGTTCTGGCAGAGGGTCAGGATTATGCTCTCTGGACTGTGCACacagcagcagcaacagcagcCAAGGAGCTGGAGTCGTTGTAGGCTCAGGAGACCGGGCACCTCGACCAGACTCTCCCCTAGCCAGTGGAGATGAGTGTTCGGACCCATCCCTGTGTCGCCTCTACCGCCACGTCTCCCATGATTTTTTGGAAATCCGTTTTCAGATTCAGCGCTTGCTTGAACCTCGCCAGTACATGCTGCTGCTCCCCGACCACATAATGGTCAATATCTTCAGTTACCTGCCTACACGCTCCTTGGCAGCCCTCAAGTGCACCTGCCACTACTTCAAAGCGCTGATCGAGACCTACGGCGTGCGGGCAGTGGATTCTCGCTGGAACCAAGACCCTCTATATCGGGATGACCCTTGTAAGCAGTGTAAGCGCCAGTATGAGCGTGGGGATGTTTCACTTTGTCGTTGGCACCCTAAACCCTACCACCATGACCTGCCTTACGGACGTTCCTACTGGATGTGCTGCCGGCGTACTGACAAGGACACTCCAGGTTGCCGTGTAGGACTTCATGATAATAACTGGGTTCAGCAGCCTGCCGACGGCTCTCAGCCCATCCGATCCAAGAGGGAGGACCGACGGGAGGAGGCTAGGTAG